Proteins found in one Methylophilaceae bacterium genomic segment:
- a CDS encoding glycosyltransferase family 4 protein, with protein MQLTVVQILPALDSGGVERGTLEVGAHLSANGCRSIVISAGGRMVHQLQKEGSEHIAWPIGKKSLLTLKLVRQLRQFLEKEKVDIVHVRSRFPAWIAYLAWKEMDSKTRPAFVTTVHGPYSVSAYSQVMTKGERVIVISEMIREYVVSQYHTKPEKLRLIYRGVDDKHFPFGYQPKQSWLKDWYQTFPQTKDKKLLVLPARVTKWKGQEDFIHLVAQLKKHKANVHALIVGETKKGKTNFLKKLQKKAQSLGVCENVTFVGHRDDLREIMAISSIVYSLSLEPEAFGRTTIEALSLGVPVIGYAHGGVQEQLATLLPEGQIDVGNVAEAATLTLRWLDQPPDVAKNQAFSLDTMLQKTMDVYQELAQAGQRGAD; from the coding sequence ATGCAGTTAACAGTAGTGCAGATACTACCTGCATTAGACTCTGGTGGTGTGGAACGCGGCACGTTAGAAGTAGGCGCTCACTTGTCTGCAAATGGTTGCCGATCGATTGTGATTTCAGCTGGTGGCCGTATGGTTCATCAGCTACAAAAAGAAGGTAGCGAACATATTGCTTGGCCTATTGGCAAAAAATCACTATTGACGCTTAAGCTAGTACGTCAATTACGTCAGTTTTTAGAAAAAGAAAAAGTTGATATTGTGCATGTACGCTCACGCTTCCCCGCTTGGATTGCTTATCTTGCATGGAAAGAAATGGACTCTAAAACGCGACCTGCTTTTGTGACGACAGTTCATGGTCCATACTCCGTTAGTGCTTATAGTCAAGTGATGACTAAAGGTGAGCGGGTGATTGTGATTTCTGAAATGATTCGCGAGTATGTGGTCAGTCAATATCATACGAAGCCAGAGAAATTAAGATTGATTTATCGTGGTGTAGATGACAAACATTTTCCTTTTGGTTACCAGCCTAAGCAATCTTGGTTAAAAGATTGGTATCAAACCTTCCCTCAGACAAAAGATAAAAAATTATTAGTATTACCTGCGCGGGTGACCAAATGGAAAGGTCAAGAAGATTTTATTCATCTGGTGGCGCAATTAAAAAAGCATAAAGCAAATGTGCATGCATTGATTGTAGGGGAAACTAAAAAAGGCAAAACCAATTTTCTCAAAAAATTACAGAAAAAAGCGCAAAGTCTTGGCGTGTGTGAGAATGTTACATTCGTTGGGCATCGTGATGATTTGCGTGAAATTATGGCAATTTCTAGCATTGTTTATTCACTATCGTTAGAGCCAGAAGCGTTTGGGCGAACGACGATAGAAGCGTTGAGTTTAGGGGTGCCAGTGATTGGCTATGCTCATGGTGGTGTGCAAGAGCAGTTAGCTACATTATTGCCTGAAGGACAGATTGATGTTGGTAATGTTGCAGAGGCTGCGACACTGACTTTACGCTGGTTAGATCAGCCACCAGATGTTGCCAAGAATCAAGCTTTTAGTTTAGATACTATGCTGCAGAAAACGATGGATGTCTATCAAGAGCTTGCTCAAGCAGGTCAACGAGGAGCAGATTAA
- a CDS encoding mitochondrial fission ELM1 family protein, with protein sequence MGEVSRLKQITQLNNGSQLTIWRLVDGKAGHESQSLGLVKALSKQADCQTFDIKVSNGFEAIACWLSSTWVLGAGLPLPDLIIGAGHSTHLHLLAAKRAYGGKTIVLMQPTLPVRLFDLCLIPEHDRYQGSGEYLQTRGVLNPIQPEGEHAVNQALIMIGGPSKHCHWDTLKLIAQVYELLNHNTHIHYTLTTSRRTPKAFISAVKRIHFRNLTVVPHEETEKGWVAKQLSKSAFAWVTEDSVSMVYEALTAQVMVGLLNMPVKRKSRVSRGVQNLINQGMVARFDFLQTYQQKLKVVVGFMEAERCSQWILHSWMQSSRVNQPVFDAAFEI encoded by the coding sequence ATAGGTGAGGTGAGTAGATTGAAGCAAATAACTCAATTAAACAACGGTAGCCAGTTAACTATTTGGCGATTAGTGGATGGAAAAGCAGGGCATGAAAGTCAATCGTTAGGCTTGGTGAAAGCCCTATCAAAACAGGCCGATTGCCAAACCTTTGATATTAAAGTGAGTAATGGTTTTGAAGCCATTGCTTGCTGGCTTTCTTCCACTTGGGTTTTGGGTGCAGGCTTGCCATTGCCTGATCTAATTATCGGTGCAGGACATTCAACCCATTTACATCTACTTGCGGCAAAGCGTGCATACGGCGGTAAAACAATTGTATTGATGCAGCCGACTTTGCCTGTTCGGCTATTCGACTTATGTTTGATTCCAGAGCATGATCGATATCAAGGCAGCGGCGAGTATCTGCAGACGAGAGGCGTGCTTAATCCGATTCAGCCAGAGGGTGAGCATGCAGTTAATCAAGCATTGATTATGATTGGAGGTCCCTCTAAGCATTGCCATTGGGACACCTTAAAGTTAATCGCCCAAGTGTATGAATTACTTAATCATAATACACACATTCATTATACCTTAACAACTTCGCGTCGGACGCCAAAGGCATTCATATCTGCAGTTAAGAGAATTCACTTTCGTAATTTAACAGTGGTGCCGCATGAAGAAACGGAAAAAGGTTGGGTGGCGAAGCAGTTATCTAAAAGTGCATTTGCATGGGTGACAGAAGATTCAGTTTCAATGGTTTATGAAGCGCTAACAGCGCAAGTGATGGTTGGTTTATTGAATATGCCAGTGAAGCGAAAAAGCCGAGTTAGCCGGGGTGTGCAGAATTTAATTAACCAAGGCATGGTTGCTCGATTTGATTTTTTGCAAACCTACCAGCAAAAACTAAAAGTGGTAGTTGGTTTTATGGAAGCTGAACGGTGTAGTCAATGGATTCTTCATTCTTGGATGCAATCAAGCAGAGTTAATCAACCTGTGTTTGATGCAGCATTTGAAATTTAA